The proteins below come from a single Melospiza melodia melodia isolate bMelMel2 chromosome 12, bMelMel2.pri, whole genome shotgun sequence genomic window:
- the EIF4A2 gene encoding eukaryotic initiation factor 4A-II — protein sequence MSGGSADYSRDHGGPEGMEPDGVIESNWNEIVDNFDDMNLKESLLRGIYAYGFEKPSAIQQRAIIPCIKGYDVIAQAQSGTGKTATFAISILQQLEIDLKESQALVLAPTRELAQQIQKVILALGDYMGATCHACIGGTNVRNEMQKLQAEAPHIVVGTPGRVFDMLNRRYLSPKWIKMFVLDEADEMLSRGFKDQIYEIFQKLSTNIQVVLLSATMPMDVLEVTKKFMRDPIRILVKKEELTLEGIKQFYINVEREEWKLDTLCDLYETLTITQAVIFLNTRRKVDWLTEKMHARDFTVSALHGDMDQKERDVIMREFRSGSSRVLITTDLLARGIDVQQVSLVINYDLPTNRENYIHRIGRGGRFGRKGVAINFVTEEDKRILRDIETFYNTTVEEMPMNVADLI from the exons ATGTCAGGGGGCTCCGCGGATTATAGCAG AGACCATGGCGGCCCAGAGGGAATGGAGCCCGATGGTGTCATCGAG AGCAATTGGAATGAGATTGTTGACAATTTCGATGATATGAATTTAAAAGAATCCCTTCTAAGGGGCATTTATGCGTATGGTTTTGAGAAGCCTTCAGCTATTCAGCAGAGAGCTATTATTCCATGCATCAAAG GGTATGATGTGATTGCTCAAGCTCAGTCAGGTACTGGCAAGACAGCCACATTTGCTATTTCCATCCTGCAGCAGTTGGAGATTGATCTCAAGGAGTCCCAGGCACTAGTATTGGCCCCTACCAGAGAACTGGCTCAACAG ATTCAGAAGGTAATCCTGGCCCTTGGAGACTACATGGGAGCAACATGCCACGCTTGCATTGGTGGCACAAATGTGCGCAATGAGATGCAGAAGCTGCAGGCTGAGGCTCCTCACATCGTGGTGGGAACTCCAGGGCGTGTGTTTGATATGTTGAACAGGCGCTATCTGT CACCAAAATGGATCAAAATGTTTGTTCTGGATGAAGCTGATGAAATGTTGAGCCGTGGATTTAAGGATCAAATTTATGAGATCTTTCAAAAACTAAGTACAAACATCCAG GTtgtgctgctgtcagctacaATGCCAATGGATGTTTTGGAAGTGACCAAAAAGTTCATGAGAGATCCCATCCGTATTTTGGTGAAGAAGGAAGAGCTGACTCTGGAGGGTATCAAGCAGTTCTACATTAATGTTGAGAGAGAG GAATGGAAGCTGGATACTCTCTGTGATTTGTATGAGACACTGACCATTACACAGGCTGTTATTTTCCTGAATACAAGGAGAAAAGTAGACTGGCTTACGGAGAAAATGCATGCCAGGGACTTCACGGTCTCAGCTCTG CATGGTGACATGGACCAGAAGGAACGGGATGTTATCATGAGAGAGTTTAGATCAGGGTCCAGCCGTGTCCTGATCACTACTGACTTGCTG GCTCGTGGCATTGATGTGCAGCAAGTGTCCCTGGTTATCAATTACGACCTGCCGACCAATCGTGAGAATTACATTCACAG AATTGGCCGGGGTGGCCGTTTTGGCAGAAAAGGTGTGGCTATCAATTTTGTCACTGAAGAGGACAAGAGGATCCTGCGAGACATTGAGACTTTCTACAATACTACAGTGGAGGAGATGCCGATGAATGTGGCTGATCTCATTTAA